A segment of the Caloenas nicobarica isolate bCalNic1 chromosome 12, bCalNic1.hap1, whole genome shotgun sequence genome:
GGAACACAGGAGTGGTCCTCAGTGGAGATCCATAAGAGAGGTACCTGCAAAAGATGAGAGAATGCTTGTTAAAGGAACCGTATCACCGGCTTTACACATCCCCAAAACAGAGCAAAGCGCTGAAGAGATGGATTTGTACAGGTCCTGGTCATGCAACAGCATTTATCAGAACTATCCTGACTTACATATCAGGGGAGACCGTGTTGGAGACCACACGTGTGATTCAGGTTGTGTTTTGGACCATATGTGTGAGGAACTTCCCGATGGCCCCGTTTTACTGTCCATAGATATTCCCCTCGGGCTGTCCCCTCCATGCGAGCATCTTGAAAATCCCCAGATAAAGTCCCTGCCTGCAGatgaagctggagaaaggaGCATCGTGCTCTGTGAGGAGCCTCTTTCCAACTCTGTGCTCAACAAGTACATGGAAACCAAAGTGGCAGAGTTCTATGAactgttttttgaagaaaacttgACCAGGTGTGGTTCCGTAACAAACTTCCTCACTTGCAGTTTGATAAGGAATAACCTGAACCAGATAAGCTTTCAGATATCACAGGAGCAGAACACAGAAACGGCAAAAGCCAGAGAAGTGCTCCTGCGCTCTTTAGCTTTGTTTAGTTTGCACAACACTACAAACAGAAGTAGTTTGGAATTTAGTACTCCAAACTTACAAATCTCAAACCCAGCATGCACCAAAAAGAGCTGCAGAGTGGACTTGATGTCGTGATTGCATCTGCTTAGCTGAGGAGATGAATACCAGTCGGATAAGAATATTTCTCTCCAAGGATTAGGTTGGgaattgaaaatatttgcacaCTACAgactttttcaaataaatattttaatgcttaaATGGGACTTTGTTAGCAGAGgtcactgttttctgttttcttctttctaataCAAAGTTTGAAATGAATTTGTCCCTAAAATACAGTcaattgtatttttataatgTGTGTGTCCTCTGTCTAAGACTCTGGCTGTAATTGCAGTCCTGTACCATCgaattttcttttgcaataaaaaaataaagatgtgtgCTGGTAGAACTTTGCTGTAAGAGACTGATCCAGCCAGTAAATAAAAAGAGTCAAATTTGCTGGATTTTGGATTAGCTGAAACTCAAGTTTTGGACATTCACATTCAAACTTTGCTCCTGCAAACATTGATCACAgtggatgaaaaaaatatttctttgttttgaaaatcttgTCAGCAGATGGAGATGTTCAGGACTCTGGATTATTTTGTGTGTATTACCATAGGTATTGACATGAAACGTGAATCAAGGCACTGATATTGGTGCATATGTACGTTTGCACTGCATGGGTGGAgtatgttaaaatgaaaatccagGCGATTAGTTGATCAAAATGGTGAAAGTAGTTAATCTTCtgtaaaaatgttctttcttttaaataaatcctTACCTCTTCTTTGAAATCCGCTCAGCCTTCTGTCAGTATGTTGTTATTTTCCATCTGAATTTTTAGTAAACGGACTCTGCCTTTATTTCCTTGGAAATGAAGCGCCTGCAGCCTCAGCAAGCGAAGACGACAGCAATGTTCCTGAGAAGGTAGTGCACACTTTCTTCATATTCCTTTGCAAACTTAAATGCGGATTTTGATACGGAGATTTTGTTACTTAGTTTTCaaacccattttctttttctatttcttcacaGCAAGTGTTTCAACTAGAAATTAAAATCACCATGTCACCATTGTAAAATGATGAATAAATGGGACTCTGACCTGGGCTGCAGAAGTTTCCTTCTATAATATTATCTAAGGAAACCTCTTTACTTGCACTAGAAGTAGGGTTTGccacaccttttttttaatccagcaTCTTtggttgttgggctttttaaaaaaataatctctgagTTGGCATTTATAATGAGAATATCAGAATGCTTGAAAGAATGCTTCAGAACATCGAGAAGATCTCAATTCACAAGGGATTCACCTTGAAGCTCTTAAGTAACTTACCTTACTAACTAGTTGCATTTACTGCAATAAAAACTGTAGGATGGGGCTTAGAGTTAAAATTGTGCCTGTTTTGGCCTCTGCAGAGATggaaaattgcaaaaaaaagagTGTACTGGACCCTTAATAAGCTGGACCCTTAATAATTGCTCCTTCATGGGGCTTGTtttagaggaggaggaggatgtggctgctgctgcGTGTGTCATTGTATGTGGTGTCAAACAGTCGGCAGAACATCACGTGTGTCatggaaagggaatggaaagcaaaacttctgtgtatctgaagatttttaaccttttctgaTGCTGTGCAGTGTCTCTTAGGATTGGTAGGACTTACCTGAGGTGCACAGCTCGATGAATTCATGTACGTAATATCTGATGGGCATTCAAGTGCAAGTAAGTGGGGTTTAATGGAATGTGGAGATTCAAATTTGAGATCAGAGCTCCAaaataaagcataaaaaaataactggCTGACAATGCTACTCAGTCTGATAGGTGCTCTGAATGAGCCTGTCCAAGCATCGAGCCAATTTAGCGTCTGAGCAGAGCAAAAACCCTGGTTTTGAGGCATTTCCCAGGTTTTTATATACTTGGATTTTAGAGCTGTAGGAAGATGAACACTGGCTGTCTGGAGTTGCCTCCACAGCTGGGCattcttttccctctgctgccTTGATAATCCTATTCCTGCTCTTTGTTTCTCATCTGGAATACTCAGCTTTCAatcttttatgttatttttgcaGGCAGTCTTTAGTCTGAGGTGGATTTTTCATGATAGCGTTATGGTAGGGTGGTTATTTTCcgacagatgaaagaaaagagaaattgctGTCATTTGGTGACAAAGAATCTGCTCCTGTGTGGAAAGTGATCTGGGTGACCTAAGAAAGAACCTCTCTCTCCTGATTTAAATGACAGGCCAAGGCAATTCCTGCCAAGCGTGTagcaaataattaaataaaatcagaccCGTACATGTTCAAGACCTCAGTGAACAATCAAAATCCCCATTGGCCTTAGTGGTGCGAGGAGTGTACGTGATACTGGAACTGGCCCCTGTTTTTAAGAGGATGATAGGAAAAGATGTTTGCTTTTACTATGCCTTGTCCTGATTCCGTATGTCTTAATAATCTCTTTCTCAGTCTTCAAAATCAAGTGAAGAGGCCAAATGACTCCATTAAATTCTGGAGGAGCCCAGAGTGGGCAGCGCTCTGAAGTTTTCCTCAACAGAGATGCAGAGAATAAGTGAATTGAgagtgagaggaaaaatattccGAAGGGCATCGGTAACCAAAGGGTTTGCAGTTAACTGTAGAGAAAAGTGCTCTGTGGCATTTGCGCTGCCTGTGATTTCCCCTGAGATGTATTTATAGTTCAAACTACTGTCCTGAAAGAACTTAATTGCACAAGGTTCTTCCTCGGGAAATGTGGAAGTCAGAGTTGAAAGCCAAAGTCCAGAATCTgatcatttttctgtcttccctaGCCCTGGCAAATGCATTAGAGACCTGGTCAGTGTTATGAGAAAAGCTTATCTGCAGCCTTTATTATACTTATATATCTATTATAGCCTGTATTAGAACCTGGTGGAGGCGAGGAGTGTGTAAATAATTCCCGATAGCAGCTATACTGAAACCAGCCGTATTGTGGGTGCAGATGAAGCAAGGAAATATCTAGCAGCTGTAAGGATAATACATGACTTTGTTGCAGGCGTGCttttgggatttgtttttttctaatacaaAAACATAAGATGACTTAGTTTTTAGagtttaaataaatgtatagtttggaagaaggagagggaaaacaaaTCTTCAGCTAATTTATGTAGCTGCTTAGCACAATAATGCATGTTTTAGAAGTGCAAGTGCATGTTGTTAATGTAAAGCACCACAGACTATATTTTGTTACTGATGCGATTTTCCTCATGGAAAAGTATCATCTTTGAACTTTTTCCACCCAGCACTTATTATTCTAGTTTAATCCAAAACTTAAATAACTTCTCAAAATTCACTTATCTTTGTAGGAAGAAAGATTTCTGCAGTGTTGCTGCAGAATACATTTTTGGAGGAAAACTTCTGGGAAGATGagacaaatacatttattattcACTTAGATACTACTTTTagttcaattttattttaattgacatGTTTCAATCCATGACATGCTTTGgatttatttacatttgaaagATACCGAATCGCATTCTGAATTTAAGTGAGTAAAACCCCATCAGCTGCACTGGAGCTGTGCCTGTTTTCACTAGCAGGAAAATATGGCTCGGTGAACTCAAATTACATTGGGGAAAAATCACGGAAAAGGTGTGCTTTTCCACACTGCTGACAGACAGCAGCTGTATTTTGTTACAAATGAAAGCAGTGCCATATTTTACGGGTCAGACACACGTGGCTGAATTCTGGCTGGCAGTTGCGTTTAGCCATGTGCCAAACAATCTGAAATAGGAGGAGAAATACTGGCAGggaatttttgctttcatttccagTTCTCTTCCTGTGTTCCCACAAAGAAACGTTCATCAAGTTCTGGGACCAGGACCCTGAGTAAACCGGGCTCTGAAGTTAATGAACCTAATGAACTAAGATTTATAATTAGGATGTCATTCTGCAGCCTGCTCTCTGTGGTCAGTGGTGGGAATTAAGCCCCTACAGAAGGTGACTTAATTTTTCTGGTATCTGTCAGATGTCAGATCTAGTGGTGGTTTCCTTTACTACTTTTTAATTCAGGATTTCCAGAGGTCTACAAccattttgcaaataaatctCAAAATTCACCTCTATGTGGAGCAGGGATTACCTGCCACAAAAAGGATGCCCAGGTGTGCAGAATAACAGCTTCCACCAATTGCTGTTCTTACATTCTGCAGAT
Coding sequences within it:
- the LOC135993515 gene encoding TLR adapter interacting with SLC15A4 on the lysosome-like, with product MLAEGILSSLIYKENCHQEKPRTSRASKKDKDGIWREKLVDNPKIKGFADGPEKQDEISVRSSQMEHRSGPQWRSIREVPAKDERMLVKGTVSPALHIPKTEQSAEEMDLYRSWSCNSIYQNYPDLHIRGDRVGDHTCDSGCVLDHMCEELPDGPVLLSIDIPLGLSPPCEHLENPQIKSLPADEAGERSIVLCEEPLSNSVLNKYMETKVAEFYELFFEENLTRCGSVTNFLTCSLIRNNLNQISFQISQEQNTETAKAREVLLRSLALFSLHNTTNRSSLEFSTPNLQISNPACTKKSCRVDLMS